ACGCCGACATCCTCATCCAGCGTGGCGGCTAACAACTTGTGGACATATCCAGAGTATGCTTTGTGGTATGTCAACGGATCTGACCACAGTCAAGGTGAGCAAGCGCGTGCGCGAGCGCATCGCGCGTGCGTCACGCAGCCAACATGTGCCAGCGAACGAGTTTCTGGATCGTCTCGTTTCGGATTGGGAACGTCGGCAACGTATGGCGGCCGTCGCGTCTGCCATGAACAACGCCAGCGAGGCGGAGCGGGCTGCTTTCGAGGCCGAGAGTGAACTCTGGGACCCGGCAACAGCCGACGGCTTGGACTCATAGCAGTGGACGACATCTCAGCGGGAAGTGTCGTCTGGGTCAATCTGTCCCCAACCCTGGGCCGCGAGCAACGCGGCCACCGCCCCGCCGTGATTGTCTCGAGCCAGGATCACCTGGCCCTCATCAACAGTTTGGCAATCATCGTGCCATGCACGACCACTTCGCGGGGCTGGCCCAACCACGTAGAGCTTGCGGGGCCAACTGGCCTTCGCGAGACGAGCTACGCGATGACCGAGCAGCCACGTACCGTCAGTAGAACGCGAATCACGGAAGTTGCCGGCACCGTCGGCAAGGAATGCTTGGCGGAAATCGTCATGTGGCTAGACGACTGGATTCACGCGCGTAGCTCGCCGGCTTGACGAGTCCCATATTCGGTCGATTACGGGCACTTCGGACTTGACGGGGCCTGGCCAGTTGCCGCCAGATAGTCGGTGCAATAGGTGCCGGGCCGGAACGGCATGAATCGGCGTTTCACCTCAACTAGTCCAGATCAAGGGCTGTCTGGATCGCTGTTGCGAGTAGCTGTTCCTGACGCGGTAGGAGTGATCCGATCTGGGAGCCCAAGGCTGACACAGGAATCGTGGTGATGTTGTCGCAACTGATGACCGATGCCTGGTTCAGGCCGTTGTCGAGACCGACCGGTACTTCCGTTGACAGCCCACGGATTGTCGGCTCTTCGGATTTGAGTGGGGGTCCCCCCACCCGCGAAGCGGGAAGGGGGAGGGGCGCAGCCTTGATCATGTTGGTGGTCGCGCTGCTCGGGTGAGCGCGACATGACTCACTATGCGGCGCTGGAAGAGTACGCGCCAGTGGGTGGGCTCCCGCGCGAGCCCCGTGGTCCAGGTTCGTGGGTGACAGGTTCGCATTGGTAGCCGCAGCGTCTTCAGCAGCGTTGGCGGCTAGCATCTGAGCATGGATTTGGCAGTGAACATGGACGCACTGGCGGACGTGTGCCGACGCTACGGCCTAGCCGAAGTCGCGGTGTTCGGATCCGTCGCCCGTCGAGGCCTGCACCCACTACAGCCTCCTCGACCTTGAACGCCACGAGGAGCCCCGCTAGACAACCACGTGCTTGGGGAACCTCACGATCGCGACGAACTCGTCGGCGTCAAGTGAAGCCCCACCGACCAGCCCGCCATCGATGTCCGGCTCGGCCATTAGCGCTGCCGCGCTCGACGACTTGACCGATCCCCCGTACAAGATGCGGACCGCGTCAGCCACGGCGTCGGACTGGTTCTCCCGGATGAAGCCGCGGATCGCACCACAAACCTCCTGAGCATCCTCTGGCGACGCGACCTCGCCAGTGCCGATCGCCCAGACAGGCTCATAAGCGATCACCAGTGACGCGAGGTCATCGGCGGAGATCCCGTCGAGGCTCCCCTTGACCTGATCCAAGACATGAGCGACGTGGCGCCCTTCCTTGCGGATGTCCAGGCCCTCACCGACGCAGACGATCGGAGTCATGCCATTGGCCAGAGCCTGGCGCGCCTTCTCATTGACGACCGCGTCCGTCTCTCCGTGGTACTGGCGACGCTCGCTGTGGCCGACTACAACGTAGGCGCAACCAAGGCGGGCCAGCATCGGAGCGGACACTTCACCTGTGTAGGCACCCGCGTCGTGCGTGGAGCAGTCCTGGGCCCCGTACTTGATCGCGTAGCCATCAGCGTCGATGAGTGTCTGCACCGATCTCAGCGCCGTGAATGGTGGCAAGACCGCAACGTCAACCGCAGCCAGGTCCTCTTCGGTCAGCGTGTACGCCATCCTCTGGACGTGTGCCATTGCCTCAAGGTGATTGAGGTTCATTTTCCAGTTCCCTGCCATCAGGGGCCGACGTTCAGCGGTCACAGCAGATCACTCCTCATCAAGGACGGCGATACCGGGAAGTTCCTTACCTTCCAGGAACTCAAGGCTCGCCCCACCACCGGTCGAGATGTGCGAGAAGTCGGCCTCGGGCAGCCCCAGCTTGCGGATCGCGGCCGCACTGTCTCCTCCGCCGACAACTGTGAAGCCCGGCGACGTCGCTAGGGCCTCCGCCACCGCGCGCGTCCCGTTAGAGAACGGCGCCATCTCGAACACACCCATGGGGCCGTTCCACACGATGGTCCGGGCGTCGGCGAGCTTCGAGGAGAACAGCTCGATCGTTTCCGGTCCGATGTCCAGCCCGATCCAGCCCGGCTCAATGCCGTCAATCCCGACCGTGCGAGTGTCAGCGTCAGCTTCAACGGCACGGGCGACCACGACGTCCACCGGCAGGACGATCTCAATTCCTGACTCCTCAGCCTGGGCCATCACCCGCCGGACAGTGTCGATCTGGTCCGACTCCAGCAGCGAGTCGCCCACACCGTGTCCACGAGCCGCCAGGAAGGTGAAGCACATGCCACCGCCGATGAGGATGCGGTCGACCGACTTCAGCAGATTGCCGATGACCCCAAGCTTGTCCGACACCTTCGCGCCGCCCAGCACGACCGCGTAGGGCCGGTCCGGGTCGCTGAGGACCTTGCGGAACACCTTCGCCTCCGCGAGCACTAGCTGACCGGCCGCGTGCGGCAGCAGGCGCGCGACATCTGTCACGCTCGCTTGCTCGCGGTGAACGACACCGAACCCGTCGCTTACGTACATGTCAGCCAGCTCGGCGAGCTCAGCGGCCAGCTGAGCGCGCTCCGCTGGATCCTTGCTCGTCTCGCGCGGATCGAAGCGGACATTCTCCAGCAAGAGCACCTCGCCTGGCTCGAGCTTGTCGACCGCTTCCTCGGCTACCGGACCTGTCGTCGCTGCCACGAAACCGACCGGGCTGCCCAGCAGTTCGCTCATCCGCACGGCCACCGGAGCTAGGGACATCTCTGGACGAGCCTGCCCCTTCGGGCGACCCAGGTGGGCGGCCACGATGACGGCCGCCCCCCCGTCCAGCAGCTTGCGGATCGTGGGAATGCTCGCCCTGATCCGCCCGTCATCGCTTATCGAGGCTCCGGCGCCTCCTATCTTCATGGGCACGTTCAGGTCCGACCTGACCAGTACCCGCTTGCCAGCGACGTCGATATCGTCCAGAGTCAGCATCTTCGCCTCCCGAGGTGAACGCGTTCAGCTACAAAGACGCGCCCACGAAGCGGACGAAGTCCACGATCCGGTTCGAGTAGCCCCACTCGTTGTCGTACCAGCCCAGGACCTTGGCCAGCGGGCCCATCGTGTTGGTAAGCGAGGCGTCGAAGATGCACGAGTGTGGATCAGTGACGATGTCGCTGGACACGATCGGGTCCTCGGTGTACTTCAGTATCCCGAGGAGCTCGCCTTCGGCGGCGGCCTTCATCGCCGCGTTGATTTCCTCCGGGCTCGCTGGCTTTGGCAGCTCAACGGTCAGGTCGGTTGCCGACCCCGTCGGCACCGGAACACGCATCGCGTAGCCGTCCAGCTTGCCCTTCAGCGCTGGCAAAACCAGCGCGACGGCCCGTGCCGCGCCCGTGGTCGTCGGAATCATGCTCAAAGCGGCCGCCCTCGCGCGGCGCAGGTCCTTATGCGGCGCGTCCAAGATCACCTGATCGTTGGTGTAGGCGTGGATCGTCGTCATCAAGCCACGCTCGATCCCGAAGTTATCCAGCAGTACCTTGGCCATCGGCGCCAAGCAGTTGGTAGTGCACGATGCCATCGACATCACCGTGTCAGCGGCTGGGTCGTAATCGCCCTGGTTGACGCCCATCACGACCGTCGCGTCGGGGTTCTTGGCCGGAGCGGAGATGATGACCTTCTTCGCACCGCCAGCTTCCACGTGAATCCGCGCGGCGTTGGCGTCGGTGAACCGACCTGTCGATTCCACGACGATGTCCACTCCGAGGTCGCTCCAGGGAAGATTGGCTGGATCGCGCTCAGCCAAGACCTTGATCTTCTTACCCTCCACGATGATGGCCTCGCCGTCTGTGGTGACGTCATGGCCGAGCCGACCCAGGATCGAGTCGTATTTCAGCAGATGCGCGAGAGTCGCTGGGCTGGTCAAGTCGTTGACCGCCACGATCTCGATGTCCTCGCCGGACAGAGCCATGAATGTCTTTACCAGTATCCCCTGAGATTGCTGCGCGTCGATAGCGCGGTAGAGGTTTCGCCCGATGCGGCCGAAGCCGTTGATGCCTACTCGAATGGTCACGGAAATTCTCCTGTTCGCCAGTTGCCCAGACGGACCGCTTACCCCCGCCCTGGCGACACTAGCGAAAGAAGGCGCCCGTCTCCTGGCGACTAGAAAAAAGCTCCGCGAATAGGCGAATCAGTCATCGAAGATGACATCTGAGACGCTGGCTTCGGTTCCTGGGACGCCCAACTCGGCGGCGCGCTTGTCAGCCATAGAAAGCAACCGTCTGATCCGTCCGGCGATCGCGTCCTTGGTCAAAGGTGGCTGAGCCAGCGCCCCGAGTTCCTCCAGGCTTGCCTGCTTGTGTTCGAGGCGCAGCTCTCCAGCCGCACGCAGATGCTCAGGAACCAAGTCACCGAGAATCTCAAGCGCGCGCTCCACACGGGCACCCGCCGCCACCGCGGCGCGGGCAGATCGACGCAAGTTGGCGTCATCGAAATTCGCCAGCCGGTTGGCGGTGGCCCGCACCTCGCGGCGAAGGCGACGTTCTTCCCAGGCCAGCCGGGTCGATTGGGCGCCCATCCTTGTGAGCATGTCGCTGATCGCGTCCCCGTCGCGGATGACAACCCTGTCGACACCGCGCACCTCACGCGACTTAGCTGGGATCCCCAGCCTGCGAGCCGCACCCACAAGAGCTAGCGCCGTCTCGGGGCTCGGGCAGGTCACCTCCAGCGCGGATGATCGGCCAGGCTCGGTAAGCGATCCGTGCACCAGGAAGGCGCCGCGCCACGTGGCCTCGGAGTCACACGGTCCCCCAGCGACAACGGCCGGCGGCAACCCCAGGACTGGGCGACCCCGGCCGTCAACCAGTCCCGTCTGGCGGGCCAACCATGGGCCCCCCTCAAACACCTGGATGGCATATTTGGCTCCACGCCGTAGACCCGAGGGCTGTATGACCGCGAGCGTCACTTCGTGGCCGTACAGATCTGTGATGTTCTTGCGGATTCGCCTGGCGATCGTGCCGGTGTCGAACTGCGCCTCCACCACGACCGAGCCGGAAACGATATTCAGGCTGCCGCCGATGCGCAGCATCGAGGCCACCTCGGCCTTGCGGCAACAGACCTTCGTGACGTTGCGGCGACTGAGCTCATCCTTCACGTCACTTGTTAGCGCCATGGAGCGATCCTGCCACGACCAGTAATCTCGGCGAACGCGGCCGCCAGCAGATCCGGGTCATGCTTGCCCTCGGCGGGGCTTTCGGCACTGGCGACGGGCCGCATCACCAAGGCCGCCCCCAGCTTCTGGCACTCATCGCGCAGTCCGTCGGCGTCCATCCGAACCCGCGAATCCGCCACTACCGCGTCCAAGCGCAACTCGGGGAACTTCCCGGCTAGCACCCGCACGTACTCGCTCGCGGTGAACCCGTGAGTCTCAGAGTCGCTCTCGGACAAGTTCAGAACCAGGATGCGCTTGGCGTCACTGTCCTCGACGGCCTTGCGCAGGTCAGGGACTAGCAGGGGCGCGATGACCGAGGTGTACCAGGACCCAGGCCCCAGCACGATGAAGTCCGCCTCCGTCACCGCCGCCAGGGCCTCGGCGCAGCCCGGAGGGTCCGATGGGACTACGCGCACGTCCAAGACTCGGCCGTGAGTCGTCGCCACGGCCACCTGCCCACGGATGCGGCTCACCGCCCCAGGATTTGACGGGTCAGCCCCTGAAACGTCCGCCTCAATCTCCAGGGGCACGACAGAAACCGGAAGAACGCGCCCCTGGGCGCCCAATAGCGCCGCAACCCAATCCAGCCCGGCCACGACGTCCGCGGTCTCCTCCCACAGCGTCGCGATGAGCATGTTGCCCAGGCAATGGCCTCTCAGGTCTCCGGAACCTCCGAACCTGTGCTGGATTACCCGGCTCCACGTACGGCCCCACGTGTCGTCCCCGCACAGGGCCGCGAGAGCCATACGCAGGTCTCCCGGCGGCAACACGCCGAATTCCTTGCGCAACCGGCCGGAGGAACCTCCGTCATCGGACACGCCCACGATCGCAGTCAGGTTGTCAGTCACCCGTCGCAAGGCACGCAGACTCGCGGCCAGACCATGCCCGCCGCCGAGGGCCGCTACTCGTGGACCATGTCCCTCAGGGAACCTGTGGCGTATCTTCACTCGCGCCCCAGATCCCTGTGCGTGACGAGAGTCTCCACGCCTCGCTTCACCAAGCGCACGCTCAGGTTCTCCGCCATCGAAACGCTGCGATGCTTGCCCCCTGTGCAACCGACAGCGACCGTCATATACCGCTTACCCTCGCGCAGATACCCATCGGCCACCAGAGTCACCATGCGGGTGACAATGTCCAAGAACTCCCGGGCATCCGCACTGGCAACCACCTGGTCGTTCACCTCTGCTTCGAGTCCGGTCATATTCCTGAGCAGAGGATCCCAATACGGGTTCGGCAGGAATCGCACATCCAACACCACGTCCGCGTCCACCGGAATTCCGAACTTGAAGCCGAAGGAAATGACCGTTGCCCGAAGGCTGACAGCGGTCTCGTCAGGGAACGCCGCCTCAACGCGTCGCCTCAGCTCGTGGATGTTCAGATTCGTCGTGTCGATCACGAGGTCCGCGTCTCCACGGAAGCGCTGCAACAGCGACCGTTCAAGCTCCACGCCATCCAGAATTCGCCCGCGACCTTGCAGGGGGTGCGGACGACGGCTGCTCTCGAACCGCCGCACCAATGACTCGTCGCTGGCCTCGATGAAGATCACGCGCGCATTAGCTCCCTCAGCCCGGATCCGAGCAAGGACGACATCAAGATCGGCGAACGCATCCCCGCCCCGCGCGTCGACGACTACCGCGAGCCCCACGGAGTTCCTGTCCACAGGGACTTGCTCCAAGGCCGCTGGCAACAGCCGCAGGGGAAGGTTGTCAATGACGAACCAGCCGAGATCCTCCAACGCTCTGGCAGCGGTGGACTTGCCAGCACCTGACATGCCAGTGACCAGTACCAACTCTCGACGCTGGGAGCCTTGAGACATCACTGACCGGTCCTCTCCGCCGCAGCCGTGCCTGGCTGGCGATCGCCTTCGACGATCTGTCCGGTACTCAAGCTAACAACGACTGGCGACCCGGACAGCTGACTCTTGATGGTCGCAGCCATCACGGGCCCGATGCTCGGCACTTCAGCGAGCTGGTCCACTTCCGCGCCGCGAATGGCCCGAACTGATCTGAAACGTGCCAGCAGCGCCTTGCGCCTGGCAGGCCCGAGCCCGGGTACGTCGTCGAGCTCGCTCGCGGTCGCGCGCTTGGCCCGGCGGCGCCGATGGCCGGCGACGGCGAACCTGTGCGCCTCATCGCGCAGCTGTTGCAACAGGTGGAGCGCATCGCTGGACCTCGGCAGGATCAGCGGGCTCGGGTTCCCGGGCAGCCATATCTCCTCCAGCCTCTTGGCCAATCCGCACACGGCCACGTCCCCGATCCCGAGTCGGTCCAAAGCGTTGCGAGCGAAGTTGGCCTGAGGACTGCCACCGTCGACCATCACTAGCTGGGGAGGATACGAGAAGCCGCGCCTCCGCATTGGATCCCTGGGGGCTTGG
Above is a window of Candidatus Nanopelagicales bacterium DNA encoding:
- a CDS encoding type II toxin-antitoxin system PemK/MazF family toxin yields the protein MDDISAGSVVWVNLSPTLGREQRGHRPAVIVSSQDHLALINSLAIIVPCTTTSRGWPNHVELAGPTGLRETSYAMTEQPRTVSRTRITEVAGTVGKECLAEIVMWLDDWIHARSSPA
- the tpiA gene encoding triose-phosphate isomerase, with product MTAERRPLMAGNWKMNLNHLEAMAHVQRMAYTLTEEDLAAVDVAVLPPFTALRSVQTLIDADGYAIKYGAQDCSTHDAGAYTGEVSAPMLARLGCAYVVVGHSERRQYHGETDAVVNEKARQALANGMTPIVCVGEGLDIRKEGRHVAHVLDQVKGSLDGISADDLASLVIAYEPVWAIGTGEVASPEDAQEVCGAIRGFIRENQSDAVADAVRILYGGSVKSSSAAALMAEPDIDGGLVGGASLDADEFVAIVRFPKHVVV
- a CDS encoding phosphoglycerate kinase, which produces MLTLDDIDVAGKRVLVRSDLNVPMKIGGAGASISDDGRIRASIPTIRKLLDGGAAVIVAAHLGRPKGQARPEMSLAPVAVRMSELLGSPVGFVAATTGPVAEEAVDKLEPGEVLLLENVRFDPRETSKDPAERAQLAAELAELADMYVSDGFGVVHREQASVTDVARLLPHAAGQLVLAEAKVFRKVLSDPDRPYAVVLGGAKVSDKLGVIGNLLKSVDRILIGGGMCFTFLAARGHGVGDSLLESDQIDTVRRVMAQAEESGIEIVLPVDVVVARAVEADADTRTVGIDGIEPGWIGLDIGPETIELFSSKLADARTIVWNGPMGVFEMAPFSNGTRAVAEALATSPGFTVVGGGDSAAAIRKLGLPEADFSHISTGGGASLEFLEGKELPGIAVLDEE
- the gap gene encoding type I glyceraldehyde-3-phosphate dehydrogenase gives rise to the protein MTIRVGINGFGRIGRNLYRAIDAQQSQGILVKTFMALSGEDIEIVAVNDLTSPATLAHLLKYDSILGRLGHDVTTDGEAIIVEGKKIKVLAERDPANLPWSDLGVDIVVESTGRFTDANAARIHVEAGGAKKVIISAPAKNPDATVVMGVNQGDYDPAADTVMSMASCTTNCLAPMAKVLLDNFGIERGLMTTIHAYTNDQVILDAPHKDLRRARAAALSMIPTTTGAARAVALVLPALKGKLDGYAMRVPVPTGSATDLTVELPKPASPEEINAAMKAAAEGELLGILKYTEDPIVSSDIVTDPHSCIFDASLTNTMGPLAKVLGWYDNEWGYSNRIVDFVRFVGASL
- the whiA gene encoding DNA-binding protein WhiA, which translates into the protein MALTSDVKDELSRRNVTKVCCRKAEVASMLRIGGSLNIVSGSVVVEAQFDTGTIARRIRKNITDLYGHEVTLAVIQPSGLRRGAKYAIQVFEGGPWLARQTGLVDGRGRPVLGLPPAVVAGGPCDSEATWRGAFLVHGSLTEPGRSSALEVTCPSPETALALVGAARRLGIPAKSREVRGVDRVVIRDGDAISDMLTRMGAQSTRLAWEERRLRREVRATANRLANFDDANLRRSARAAVAAGARVERALEILGDLVPEHLRAAGELRLEHKQASLEELGALAQPPLTKDAIAGRIRRLLSMADKRAAELGVPGTEASVSDVIFDD
- the yvcK gene encoding uridine diphosphate-N-acetylglucosamine-binding protein YvcK — its product is MKIRHRFPEGHGPRVAALGGGHGLAASLRALRRVTDNLTAIVGVSDDGGSSGRLRKEFGVLPPGDLRMALAALCGDDTWGRTWSRVIQHRFGGSGDLRGHCLGNMLIATLWEETADVVAGLDWVAALLGAQGRVLPVSVVPLEIEADVSGADPSNPGAVSRIRGQVAVATTHGRVLDVRVVPSDPPGCAEALAAVTEADFIVLGPGSWYTSVIAPLLVPDLRKAVEDSDAKRILVLNLSESDSETHGFTASEYVRVLAGKFPELRLDAVVADSRVRMDADGLRDECQKLGAALVMRPVASAESPAEGKHDPDLLAAAFAEITGRGRIAPWR
- the rapZ gene encoding RNase adapter RapZ translates to MSQGSQRRELVLVTGMSGAGKSTAARALEDLGWFVIDNLPLRLLPAALEQVPVDRNSVGLAVVVDARGGDAFADLDVVLARIRAEGANARVIFIEASDESLVRRFESSRRPHPLQGRGRILDGVELERSLLQRFRGDADLVIDTTNLNIHELRRRVEAAFPDETAVSLRATVISFGFKFGIPVDADVVLDVRFLPNPYWDPLLRNMTGLEAEVNDQVVASADAREFLDIVTRMVTLVADGYLREGKRYMTVAVGCTGGKHRSVSMAENLSVRLVKRGVETLVTHRDLGRE